Proteins encoded by one window of Pseudomonas tructae:
- the ccoM gene encoding cytochrome c oxidase subunit CcoM — MFFDNVVIAGVVTVGLMLLFFVGFGIFIWKDSNKRKER; from the coding sequence ATGTTCTTCGATAATGTGGTTATCGCTGGAGTGGTTACAGTCGGGCTGATGTTGCTGTTCTTCGTCGGATTCGGAATTTTCATCTGGAAAGACTCGAACAAGCGCAAAGAGCGCTGA
- a CDS encoding aspartate-semialdehyde dehydrogenase produces the protein MLPPLIPLSAAPVTQQLDPVKPTPDIKPVVPAQPTSSDSAIDLKHRDPEQSAILLREEQRRHQRRRQSSQDQELYQALPGDEVNADNTVPVAPLMGEQPRQGLLVDIEV, from the coding sequence ATGCTGCCGCCCCTCATCCCGCTCAGCGCTGCACCCGTGACACAGCAACTGGATCCGGTAAAGCCGACGCCGGACATCAAGCCCGTGGTCCCGGCGCAGCCGACTTCCAGTGACAGTGCCATCGACCTCAAGCACCGCGATCCGGAGCAGTCTGCCATTCTGCTGCGTGAAGAGCAGCGCCGTCACCAGCGCCGGCGCCAGTCGAGCCAGGATCAAGAACTCTATCAAGCGCTGCCCGGCGATGAAGTCAACGCCGACAACACCGTACCGGTAGCGCCCCTGATGGGCGAGCAGCCACGCCAGGGGCTGTTGGTGGACATCGAAGTCTGA
- a CDS encoding M949_RS01915 family surface polysaccharide biosynthesis protein — translation MPISNPWFIRTLAVAGLLLLGACDKKGFEILAPIPAAQLEALGVQSPVQSVHYRDQEGEGLLVLSRNDDQVRDEETNQDVDRVVLSATRYERQADDSFKPHWNIESETTCPGLDLDVGFYTDVSGVSDLDNDGVAELTVASHAFCGGGVDPHELRVELREGEASYAINGQSLIAIEGEEPYGGEREDSPSLQSAPQVLRDHLNEVWNKVLKRPWSEAQPAPADEEEDQ, via the coding sequence TGGTTCATCCGAACGCTGGCCGTGGCGGGACTGCTACTGCTGGGTGCCTGTGACAAGAAAGGTTTCGAAATACTTGCGCCGATTCCCGCAGCGCAACTTGAAGCACTGGGCGTGCAATCGCCGGTGCAGAGCGTGCATTACCGCGACCAGGAGGGCGAAGGCTTGCTGGTGCTGAGCCGCAATGACGACCAGGTCCGCGACGAGGAAACCAATCAGGACGTCGATCGTGTAGTGCTCAGCGCAACACGCTATGAGCGCCAGGCCGATGACAGCTTCAAGCCGCACTGGAACATCGAGAGCGAAACCACGTGCCCCGGGCTCGACCTGGATGTCGGCTTTTACACCGATGTCAGTGGCGTCAGCGACCTCGACAATGACGGCGTGGCTGAACTGACCGTTGCCAGTCATGCCTTCTGCGGCGGTGGCGTCGATCCCCATGAGCTGCGTGTCGAGCTGCGCGAGGGCGAGGCCAGCTATGCTATCAATGGCCAGTCACTGATTGCGATCGAGGGCGAGGAACCCTATGGCGGCGAGCGCGAAGACAGCCCTTCGCTGCAGAGCGCGCCACAGGTGCTGCGCGATCATTTGAACGAGGTCTGGAATAAAGTGCTCAAGCGCCCGTGGAGCGAGGCCCAGCCTGCCCCGGCGGACGAGGAAGAGGACCAGTAA